The proteins below come from a single Brevundimonas sp. LM2 genomic window:
- a CDS encoding TonB-dependent receptor encodes MTVRTTRQATLARRLARALGGVSLLALATAVPVAALAQDATVAFDVPAGPLAPALARYADAAGVQLLYPSDLADGRRTAGLRGRFAPEAGLAQLLAGTGLTYRFVDPRTAQIEVVVTGSVDGERVLGPVRIEGAQGTALAGATAVNGINGSRDVTATEGTGSYTSGALTIASKTPTSLKDIPQSVSVITSQRLEEQNVRDFTEALGQAPGITLTQGLTSLQTEFYSRGFRLNTFQIDGGAPLSLDFNYFPQIDLAQYDHVEVLRGAATYFNGYGDPSGTVNLVRKKPLDHAQVLVEAQAGSWDTYRVTVDATSPLAMNGRLRGRAVLSYQDNEHFYELAKDNKTLVYGVLEYDLTSSTLIRGGVSYTRQDSLPWYGGLPRFQSGADLRLPRESCLCFSWNRWDFDTTEIFGAVEQKLGDQWSANISITSIQQNSMQKVGYSSGSVNPITRLGPTINGTYQDFSSEQLSAQMTLSGRFNLLGHEQEITFGINHADWDGGGQLAYGSLFFGTAASPYRPFPGGPAYYFGSPNGSAPPINVFDFNADDPRYSEPANTLPSFRIPVSGRTQSGAYVAFRFTPLERLHVSTGLQYSRFEQESVRETLCVNPLPASCGGARIGEPIAVQRDASKDDDVSLPSSLSVSYDLRPDFSVYVGYSNVDESQANRFDGNSEPIDPITGSNLETGLKWQGRNGRLNASVAAYRIEKEGFSVFDDASGVVDPDGSFYAVDNQGRRYRDAIVSPGVTCCYIGGLDLTLISQGLGAEVGGQVAEGWEIAAGYTFNENEYNGEDTLRYFSRSQGDPIASFQPKHLLKVWTSYQFPSSSPLNALSLMAGVYAQSDAYRAGTACAQLLAPDPLGISRCAPGQTIPFSYTQPAYSVWSLGAEYKLGPAWEFAVNVDNLFDEHYYRTTGGVAGGNWYGEPRNITVSLRGRF; translated from the coding sequence ATGACCGTTCGAACCACGCGCCAAGCCACGCTCGCCCGCCGCCTCGCCCGCGCTCTCGGCGGCGTCTCCCTCCTCGCCTTGGCGACGGCTGTGCCGGTGGCCGCCTTGGCCCAGGACGCCACGGTGGCCTTCGATGTGCCCGCAGGGCCTCTGGCCCCGGCCCTGGCGCGCTATGCCGATGCGGCGGGCGTCCAGCTCCTCTATCCCTCGGACCTCGCCGATGGCCGCCGCACGGCCGGCCTCCGCGGCCGCTTCGCGCCCGAGGCGGGCTTGGCCCAGCTGCTGGCGGGCACCGGGCTGACCTACCGGTTCGTCGATCCACGCACGGCACAGATCGAGGTCGTGGTGACGGGTAGTGTGGACGGGGAGCGGGTGCTGGGTCCGGTGCGGATTGAAGGCGCGCAGGGAACGGCGCTCGCCGGCGCTACGGCGGTAAACGGAATCAATGGCTCAAGGGATGTAACGGCGACGGAGGGAACGGGCAGCTACACTTCCGGTGCACTAACAATAGCTTCGAAGACGCCCACCAGCCTGAAAGACATCCCCCAGAGTGTCAGCGTTATCACGTCCCAGAGGCTGGAGGAGCAGAACGTTAGAGACTTTACAGAGGCTCTAGGCCAGGCCCCGGGAATTACGCTCACTCAAGGGTTAACAAGTCTTCAAACCGAGTTCTACTCACGAGGATTTAGACTGAATACATTTCAGATTGATGGTGGAGCGCCCCTTTCTCTAGACTTCAATTATTTCCCACAGATCGACTTGGCACAGTATGACCACGTAGAAGTACTTAGAGGTGCGGCTACTTATTTCAATGGTTACGGCGACCCATCAGGCACGGTGAACCTTGTTCGAAAGAAGCCACTTGACCATGCTCAGGTCCTAGTCGAGGCGCAAGCTGGGTCCTGGGACACCTACCGGGTGACCGTCGATGCTACCTCGCCGCTAGCGATGAATGGCAGGCTGCGGGGAAGAGCGGTTTTGTCTTATCAGGACAACGAGCATTTCTATGAGTTAGCCAAGGATAACAAGACGCTCGTCTATGGTGTGTTGGAGTACGATCTTACGTCTTCCACACTGATCCGGGGGGGCGTTAGCTACACGAGGCAAGACAGTCTACCATGGTATGGTGGTCTACCTCGATTCCAAAGTGGCGCTGACCTTAGATTGCCCCGCGAGTCATGTCTGTGCTTTAGCTGGAACCGATGGGACTTCGATACCACAGAAATTTTTGGAGCGGTCGAACAGAAACTGGGGGATCAATGGAGTGCCAATATAAGCATAACCTCAATTCAACAGAACAGCATGCAGAAAGTTGGCTATAGTTCAGGAAGTGTTAATCCTATTACAAGACTGGGCCCAACTATTAATGGCACCTATCAGGATTTTTCCAGCGAACAGCTCTCGGCACAAATGACACTGTCGGGACGGTTCAATCTTCTTGGACACGAGCAGGAGATAACGTTTGGTATAAATCACGCTGATTGGGACGGTGGAGGCCAGCTCGCTTACGGAAGCCTGTTCTTTGGAACCGCGGCATCGCCCTATCGGCCCTTCCCAGGCGGACCCGCGTACTATTTTGGGTCACCTAATGGATCTGCACCTCCTATCAACGTGTTTGATTTCAATGCCGACGATCCACGTTACTCTGAGCCTGCAAACACTCTTCCATCTTTCCGCATCCCAGTAAGCGGCCGTACTCAAAGCGGAGCGTATGTGGCTTTTCGGTTTACGCCGCTGGAGCGATTGCACGTGTCGACCGGCTTGCAGTACAGTCGATTTGAGCAGGAGTCTGTCCGGGAGACTCTCTGCGTTAATCCGTTGCCAGCCAGTTGCGGAGGAGCCCGGATAGGCGAGCCTATTGCGGTCCAGCGAGATGCGTCAAAGGATGACGACGTGTCATTGCCATCGTCTCTGTCAGTATCCTATGATCTTCGCCCAGACTTTTCTGTCTATGTTGGGTACAGCAACGTTGACGAAAGCCAAGCGAACAGATTTGATGGTAACAGTGAGCCGATTGATCCGATAACGGGCTCAAATCTCGAAACCGGCTTAAAGTGGCAAGGCCGAAATGGCCGGCTGAATGCATCCGTCGCCGCTTATAGAATCGAGAAAGAAGGATTCTCTGTTTTTGATGATGCAAGCGGCGTCGTGGATCCAGATGGATCATTCTATGCTGTCGATAATCAAGGTCGTAGATATCGAGATGCGATCGTATCGCCTGGAGTGACCTGCTGTTACATTGGTGGCCTCGATTTGACACTGATCAGCCAAGGGCTTGGCGCGGAGGTTGGCGGTCAAGTTGCCGAGGGCTGGGAGATCGCAGCGGGATATACCTTCAATGAGAATGAATATAATGGCGAAGATACGCTAAGATATTTCAGTCGTTCTCAAGGCGATCCCATCGCGTCGTTTCAGCCTAAACACCTCTTGAAAGTTTGGACGAGCTACCAGTTTCCTAGCAGTTCTCCACTGAACGCATTATCCCTTATGGCCGGGGTATATGCCCAATCTGACGCATACAGGGCTGGTACGGCGTGCGCACAACTGCTTGCGCCTGACCCACTGGGAATTAGTCGGTGTGCTCCTGGCCAGACAATTCCTTTCAGCTACACGCAACCGGCTTATTCCGTTTGGTCGCTGGGTGCTGAGTATAAACTGGGCCCGGCTTGGGAGTTTGCAGTCAATGTGGATAATCTATTTGACGAGCATTACTATCGGACGACCGGCGGGGTAGCGGGCGGCAACTGGTACGGTGAACCGAGAAACATCACTGTATCGCTTCGCGGTAGATTTTAG